The genome window tgcagtcgtacgcaatggccactgataactccgtgaaagcacaaatggaagcattggaaattagaattgagaaccggttacgagaagtacttaatgatttcaaaaaggacttactggggagctttagtaaatttcaacaaggtgggaactcaagttctacattgcacagatctggaaatactagaaaagggccccaagattgtgacacaatctattcATACATGAAGagggatggacagctctcaaaaatttgttagacttctatagtgttggaatatcaaagtaggtttgaaagattatcaaatcaagctagagattggtcggaacgacaacttctggatacatttattgaaggtcttattccagagatccggtgtgaagttaaggctcgtcaacctcgcactatgatagctgcgatctcattcgcacatctacatgagaaaaaattcaatagggaaaatcatagaaacagaagtgacaataaccagatgatcagtaagccaccagccctatctattcccaaccaaagccttgacacccgaagactaacccaagaagaacttaaggaaagatcagcaaagggtttgtactatgatgaaaagtggagtatggagctccgatgtaaacaagggcaacatatgatgattgagccaattggagaggaaccgaaagcagaagagttggactccgatcatgaaggtataaattctaatgaagacgttgaacctaccgtacatacaatgcatatattaactgactactctaacccgcaaactatggaagttgccggaactctagagcatcagcctattatagttttgattgatactggtagcactaacgattctatggacagtgagactgttgaccgattggctcaccacattgaagactatgacagattcgaagtaaagatcgttgatggatagattttaacttatgatagcaaaggccaggaatttcttgcaacgattactacactaaaagatcgacctattgcttacactgtcaaaaagtggagaccatacttacttgatcaacgggttgtgatgcgttgcagatagtctatggctaaaatgctgaaagagaagctcctcgagattgatgctgctcagccttgaggacaaggctgatttgaagagggaggaactgttagaacCCATTTTCtgaacttttgaataatgtttattgagtctgtttagtccggttgtttattgagttggtttagttcagttagagttaagtagaggtttatttaatatttatttattattagagttcaaatcCTGatagactttgggtggaactctataaatagggatgtaactgcttcttttcattaatctatgaaaaatactattctgtcttttgacaaaccctaggaggccgatcccctcgaagcgatcaaggagggtcgatcccctcgaagcgatcaaggagggccgatcccctcgaagcgatcatcatcatctccatttctctcctttcttcgacgataagactttagggtcttatcatttggtaccagagcgacgataagacctttagggtcttatcatttggtatcagagcctacgataagactttagggtcttatcagccaATTTGATGTACTGGTGTTTCATAGTACCATGAACACATCAACAATATGAAATGGATAAGTACTTTGTACTTATCATGATTCTTAAAGAATCACCTAGTTAATAGGTCTCATAACACACAGAAAAGATACATAATGTCGTTATATTACAGTTGAAGAAAAATGCTTCTCTAAtttccaaaaaaaatattatgtctaTAGCAATTGAAATTCAAACCAACCAACACAAatatcatgaaaataacacacttCTATTGTCTCTTAAGCAATTAAAATTTGCAGCAAACAACAAATATAGTCAGCAAAAATAGTTATCAAGAAGACATACGGGATTAACACAATTAAAAGTGAACTTAGAAAACATATTGGTGACTGTAACCAATAGCTTAGCTCATGTTAAATTTGACAAAGCTTGTGAACAATGTATGACCAATGGTGAAATTCCACAGTGCTTGTAACCTCTTGTGCACATATTTGTTTTGAAACACTTGATGCGACATGGAGGCTATCTTCTCTCTACTCAAAAAatgtttatattgaaaattttaaaattttgatattattccATATATTGTCACAAGATAATGGAACAACATATTCATAACAAATCTAAATAAAATGAAAGGTCCAACGAGGTAGAAAGGGAAATACCTAATAAATCGGAGGAGTAACACTGGATTCACCTGCTGTATAACCTCCAATCAGAATCCATAACACAACAGATTCCTTAACATAACGGTTGAAGTTAAAAAGGTTATAGCTACATCACGTGTGCCCAAAGCCCCTTGAAATACCAAGATTTTGTATGCTGACACAAAGTCGTTCGGTTTGCACCAGTTTCGTTTAAGATTGGTAAGTCATAACACTGAATCCAGTGTTATGTTAAGGTGTCATTCTACATGTTTGATTCTGGCGGTTACCCGATAGGAAGATAGTAACAAGTCACTCCATGCTGTGTTCTAAGAAACGAATGATCACAAAGGATAGATCGAGAAGATAGATAACCGAAAGGATCAGTACCATACCCTTAGAACATGAAAGGAAAACATATACAACTACTTCACCGGGGCTTATCCTCGAGTTAGGAAATCAATCTTTTGCGAAATGATCACCGGTTGGAGCTCACGATCGGAACCCTAATCCCCTGACCACATCCCACAAAATGCCAAGAACATCCTCGGAAAGAAGAATCAAGAATAAATCGCAAGGGATGGCGGAAACCCTAGATCTCAGGAGGCAGGTTCACCTTCTTATCGATCGAGGACGCCCAGTTCTTGATCTCACCCGCCAGGAACCTCGGCAAGCGGTCGGACTCCGACCCCTCGACGTGCGAGGGCCACACCTCCGGCGACTTATAGCAGAGGAACAGGTGCCGATCGTAGGGCTGGACCGTGCCCACCAGCGGCCCCTTTCCGAACCCAGGCCGCTGGAACCCGTACTCCGCGTCGTCTCCCCCGCCGGAGGAGCAAGCGGGGAAGGCGCCGGGTCCTGCTACGGCGGGCGGCGCGGAGAGTACTCCGTCGCCGCCCTGCAAGCTCCCGGCGGCACTTCCGGCCTGAGAGCCGGGATCCGCCACGAGAGATCCGCCGTCGTCGCCGCTGGGGGAGGAGAGAGGAGGCGAAGCCATGGAAGCGGAAACCCGCAGAGTTGGAACGAGGCGGGGCTGAGCAGAGCGAAGTGGCGGACGCGACGACTTCCTTAGGCCGAAATGGCTCCTAATAGACCGGGATCAAACGATGCCTTTTCACCCACCTCTGAGTCACGTGCCCGCCACACCTAATTCGTGTGATTGGAGGATGAACTAGGGCCCCACTTGTGGGGACAAGCCACTTACAACCACGATGAGGGTTTCTGTTAGATTCGAGGTTCCGGACTCTTTCTTCCTTCAGCGCCAGCCCAAGGGCGATGAAACAAAGCTTAAAAATTATATGCTGTACAAATGATAGGATTAGCGAATACTGTTACGTCAAAGCACGAAGCGAAACGTACATCTAACCTAACCCAAATGCATGTTGCACCGACTTAGTATGGGTTCGGGTCAAGTTATTCGGGTTATTCATGGCTACCATGTATAACAAAGCTGGTGTGGCTCGAATTGGATTGGGTTCAATCGAGATATCGTCTAGCTCTTCCGGTTTAAACCAACCCAACGTTATAACCGTAATTGGATTTTTCGGCCCAAGTCGCAACCTTTGCAGAAATCTTTACTTGCATGTACCGTGCAAGGAAGGTCCACATCATCATCCCGTGCGAGCGTCCGCGAGATGGTTTGGTCTCACGGGGCTCGATGACGACGAGGAGGAGCTTTTGCGAGCGCACGTTTTCGCAGCACGTGAAACGGTGGTTCGGTACACGTTGCTTCGTGCGGAGCCCGTTCTTGTGCCACGACTCGGACTCCACAAAAGCTTCCATTTTGCGTCTTTCCCTCAAACTAGGAGAGGCTTCCTTCTCCAgcttttcctctcttcttttggATGGTAGCTTCCGGCTTttagctgctgctgcttctccctCCGGATCTCTAACTCGGAAGTTCCCTTTGGATGCATCGTTAAAGCCGAGATTTTGGGGAATTGCCTAAGAGCTGTATTTGTTCTTCGGATTTGGCCGGCTTCTAAAGCTTTCTCCTGTTCTTGAAGCTTACAactaagttcaaaatctgaatctTTGAGGTGATTGATTTCTGCAGGAGCCTGGCCTTCCGAAGCGAATCCAACGCTTTACCGTAATGGGTACCCTCTTCAGAACTCACAGGAGGCTCGAGTTGCTCCACCTTGGTCACAGGGTTGCTGAAAGGTGTGGCGTTTATCGTTCCCCGAAGCTTCAGGACTGCGGAACCGGTGTTCTCCCCAGAAAACCCTACAAGAAATGGGCTATGAGGAGTTCTGCTGCCCGAGCTACCAGCAATGCACTCCTAGAATTTGTTCCACGGATTAAGAAGGAGAATCTTGAATTCGACCTTCCCTCCTATGACCCGTCCAAAGGTCTCACCTTGGACCTCGCCGTCATCGGCGGAGGCCCTGTGGGGCTCGCCGTCGCCCAGCAGGTGTCCGAGACAGGTCTCTTCGTCTGCTCCAGCGACCCGTCGCCCAGGCTAGTGTGGCCGAACAACTGCGGCCTTTGGGTCGAGGCGTTCGAAGCCATGGGTCTCCTCGACTGCCTCGACGCCACCTGGCCCGGCGCCGTGGTCTACGTCAACGATCGGAGGAAGAGGATTCTCGGACGGCCGTACGGTCGGGTCAACCGCAAGCAGGTCAAATCGAAGATAATGCAGACGTCTCGAATGGTGTTCGATTCCACCAGGCCAAGGTCGTCAAGGTCATCCACGAGGAGACGAAATCGCTGTTGATCTGCAGTGACGGGGTCACGATCCAGGCGATCGTCGTCCTCGACGCGACAGGGTTCTCGAGGTGCCTTGTGCAGTACGACAAGCCGTACAATCATGGGTACCAGGTAGCCTATGGGATCTTGGCGGAGGTAGAAGACCACCCATTCGATCTggataagatggtgttcatgggcTGGAGAAACTCGCACCTCAAGGATGGAACAGAGCTGAAGGAGAGGAACAGCAAAGTCCCGACGTTTCTGTGCGCGATGCCATTCTCATCCACGAGCATCTTCTTGGAGGAGACTTTCCTGGTCGCCTGCCCAGGACTGCAGATGGAGGACATACAGGAGAGGATGGTGGCTCGACTGAGGCATTTGGGCATCAAAGTGAATGGCATCGAAGAGGACGATAGATGCGTTCTTCCGATGGACGGGCCGCTTCCATTGCTCCCGCAGAGGGTGGTGGGGATAGGAGGAACCGCGGGCATGGTTCATCCATCCACAGGGTGCATGATCGCCAGGACTCTCGCAGCAGCTCCCGTCGTCGCCAACTCCATTGTCGAGTACCTCGGTCCAATCCATGGCCTCCTGGGCGACGAACTGTCGTCGCGGGTTTGGAAGGATCTGTGGCCGATCGAGGGGAGAAGAAGACGGAGGGAGTTCTGCTTTGGCATGGATGTCCTGCTCAAACTGGACTTGCAAGCCACAAGGAGATTCTTCGATGCGTTATTCGATTTGGAGCCACGTTACTTGCTAGGCTTCCTGTTATCGAGGTTGATTCTTCCGGAGCTTGTGCAGTTTGGGCTTTCTTTGTTCTCACAAACTTCGAATACTTCCAGGTTAGAGATCATGTCCAAGGGTAGTCTGCCATTGGTGAACGTGGTCAGTAACTTGCTACAGGAGAAACATTAGGCTTGAATCAATCTCAATCCTTATAAGGTTGATATCTGAAATCTCTAGTACTCTCTCACGTTCCTACACCTATTGGTGCACACTCCCAATCAATGTTAAGTGAAGATTATAAACCTTCACTATAAACAATAAACGATGTATCAGTGCCGGGAAAGCATTATCAAAACTTATCTGAAACAAAAATGGTATAACATATGGAATAGAAAAAGAAAACGAGATCAATTTAAGTTTCGAATATGCATATGTTCACATGAATAAATGAATGACTCTTAAGCCTTTCCAACCCTCCCCAGCTTTCTTCCAGTCTTGCTCACTCGAGCCATCTTAACCTTCAACTACTGCAAATGAAATGTCAACAGGAACAGATATAAATGGTGGCCAGCACTTCCCGTCACTCGATCAATACCATAACTCATAAACCACAAGCATTCATCCTCATGATTCTGCTGATGCTTGCATGCAGCAAAACCATTTCTTCTGTGGACACAAAAAATGCAACAGATAAAGTTAACCTCTGAAGGTGCTGCAGGTTTAAGGATTTAACTTCAAGCTATATAATGTTCCAAGAAAAATTAAGGGAATGAGCCAATAAGATGCTCATGAATTACTTACAGCAGTAGACTTAGAAGCATACGGTCCATGTTTAAAACCTGTCTCCTCCTTCCCAGGTGAGTCTGTTTCTCGTGCATTGCTCCCTGTTTTCCTCTCATCTCGGGCTTTATTAAAGATCACAGTGAACCCCTCTGCAGAAGCAGGATCATTGACATCCCACTCGCCAAACTTTGGCAAGGGCCGACCTTTGTCCTGCAGAAACCCACACGCATATTACTAATGGAAATCACCAGGGAACACGGTTTATACATATCATAACATCCATATTGGTTCATCAGCACATATCAAGTTCCATATATAGCTAACAGAAAACATACATTACATATCTCAGAAATAATGAAGAGTTCATATTGTCAAAGTATATCTAAATATGTAAACAAATGACAGAAGATTTGATGAGGCCTCTCACTAGCTGAGAAGCATTCTTTCAGAGGTAGTATTTGATTGCTGCACATCTCATTTCCTCATTTCCTAAATGATGGAACCACCCAGATCCCCTCTAAATTACAAGGTTACTTTACCAGAATTGATCTCACTATAGGGAACTTTTATTAGATAAACCAAAGGTCGTAATGGTTATTAGATATTGCCCTCGACAGAATCCAAATAACTGAGAGGTTTATAACATATCAATTATGAGATCCAACCACCAATTATTGCACAAAGAACTACCACATAAAACCGAGTATTTTGATCAAGAATTGATTTCACTGCATCCCAAATAATTGGGAGCAGTGTTTTTAAAAGTGTTAGGTGCCAAGATCTCAAAACACCCACTAGGTACTTGCCTAAGCGCCCACCTAAGCGATGCAAGGCAgtccaaaatattaaaattttaatattttaaacaaggtatgcaatttcgtaccgtatcggagtttcgacgttcgctcggtacggtacgaaactgtataccgagcaatataccgctcggtatatatatatatatatatatatatatatatatatatatatatatatatatatatatatatataatatttttataaaaggcgacgtcgcatcgcctcggcgacgtcgcctttcccTTCTGCCACagggggcgacgtcgcctcgtttatatatatatatatatatatttatttatttatttatttataaatattctttatatataagGCAACATCGCctgttataaaatatttatatatataattttttatattttttttcgttTCGCTCGGTAACGGATGGTCCGTGTACCAGTAAGCTGACGGActggtacgtatcgcccgtaccgggcggtattattcgaaattacatatCTTGATTTTAAACAATGTTATATTGATCGAGACGTATGCTAAACAATGTTTTCAATATGGTGCTAAACGATTCTAACTCCTAACAAACTAATAGTGCATCACCTCAATATGGTATAGCAAGTTAATCGACATGAGAAAGAATGGATTAAGAAGAGGAGTAAAAGGCGACTGTAGAGGAAGGTAGGGTGAAGGAGAGGACAGCAGATGAAGACGACGACGAAGGAGGAAGCCGTGAGTGAAGGCGACAGCGAAGGAAGCTACCGACGGAAGAAGCTGTGAACGATAGTAGTGACGACGAAGGAAGCTATGAACGATGGCGACAATGACGAAGGAAGCTGCAGATGAAAGTGGCATTGACAACAATAAATGTTGGGTTTCACTTCGAAGATAAACTGGATCAAGCACAAAGGGGTGGGGGTGTTGTGTTAAGGCAGAttggttggttcaattgaaccaacttgcTTGTTCAATCGAACTAGACACAAACCCAGACCCATCCTCACTCGAGGGCTCACTTGAGGCACTCGACGCCTGGGCGATGCTTCAACGAAACGCCTCACTCGAGTGCTTTTTGAAAATGCTGGTTAGAACTTACAGTTTTGTTGATGTTGTTGTAATTGATCTCACAAGATTAGATAAATCAAAGGTCATAAAAACCATTTATCCTTTCAAACCAAGTTTTCATCAATCTTCTCTAGTTCTTTGATTCCAAATTGTACATTGAAACACATGATATTGCCCTTAACAGAATCCAATGGCAAGAAAAGATCATGTAGTTAACCCCAAATAACTAGGCTTTATTGACCTGAAATAACTGGACTTTATGAGATCCAATCACCAAGTATGGCACGAAGAACTACCAATCCTAGCGTAAAACCAAGGATTTTGGTCAGCTCATATCTCAATCGTCTATAACCCTAGAGCAACATCTTGGACCACTTATGAAACTATTTTAGCTTAATTGACTTCTATTTCATAACCTCATATATTCTCTGTCACTTCACAAGAATGCTCCTGATTTTGTTAGCTTGATTCTCACACACTAGATTTTTCATACAGTTTAATGCAAGAATTTCCATGCTGATCAACACACATATCTTTAGCAAATCCTGATGAGCACAACTGCCAGACTATTAGGTACTTGA of Musa acuminata AAA Group cultivar baxijiao chromosome BXJ1-7, Cavendish_Baxijiao_AAA, whole genome shotgun sequence contains these proteins:
- the LOC135678982 gene encoding protein NOI4-like; this translates as MSDKGRPLPKFGEWDVNDPASAEGFTVIFNKARDERKTGSNARETDSPGKEETGFKHGPYASKSTAKKWFCCMQASAES